The following proteins come from a genomic window of Candidatus Thermoplasmatota archaeon:
- a CDS encoding MEDS domain-containing protein, which produces MVVEFDPAQFARLQPRHAVQFYQNEGHMVKALVAWCERSLRVGGGAVVVATEPHRAEFKNGLRLSGLEPDRFLDAGRLALLDARETLDRLLVRGQPSAERFEVVVMPIVRDLQRAVGSPDKPVRAWGEMVDLLWKEGEFDAASALESLWTSAVRASGIELLCSYDVSRLVLKSDQRIVQAKSEHTEIVVADE; this is translated from the coding sequence ATGGTGGTCGAGTTCGATCCGGCCCAGTTCGCCCGGCTTCAACCCCGACACGCCGTCCAGTTCTACCAAAACGAGGGGCACATGGTGAAGGCCCTCGTGGCCTGGTGCGAGCGCAGCCTGCGCGTCGGCGGAGGCGCCGTCGTCGTCGCGACGGAGCCGCACCGCGCCGAGTTCAAGAACGGACTGCGGCTCTCGGGCCTCGAGCCCGACCGGTTCCTCGACGCGGGCCGTCTGGCGCTCCTGGACGCGCGCGAGACCTTGGACCGGCTCCTCGTGCGCGGCCAACCCAGCGCCGAGCGGTTCGAGGTCGTCGTCATGCCGATCGTGCGCGACCTGCAACGCGCCGTGGGATCGCCCGACAAACCCGTTCGCGCCTGGGGCGAGATGGTCGACCTGCTCTGGAAGGAGGGGGAGTTCGACGCGGCCTCGGCGCTCGAATCCCTCTGGACAAGCGCTGTGCGCGCCTCGGGTATCGAGCTCCTCTGCTCCTACGACGTGAGCCGGCTCGTCCTCAAAAGCGACCAGCGGATCGTGCAGGCGAAGTCCGAGCACACGGAGATCGTGGTCGCAGACGAATAG